From a region of the Candidatus Kryptoniota bacterium genome:
- a CDS encoding T9SS type A sorting domain-containing protein, whose translation MSSLETISIFIANFILMLLPAISPAQWVKEAGIQDLRIGSIVEINTVLFAGTNGGLFRSTDNGTNWIEINPGIAPANITALGANETDVFIATNSSSSNSLLDSTDYGVTWLAIDAGLPSDFPLCLAANDTYVLVGFLNHGVYLSTNSGGSWRAINSGLDTVSQVNFLTISGENFLAGTRYGGLFLSTNKGETWTFADPTVPFDSLAKHFDNVTALFAKDSEAVAATLSLTGIRCSRNAGVSWTYVNTNLPGSPVVALALNGQSIFAATVDSGVFLSRNGGTNWTEVDSGLSDKLIFCLGVDATDLFAGTLSGIWRRPLSEMTAVDTRTATIHSVYHLDQNYPNPFNPSTVISYNLPTSVLVVLNVYDALGRMVETLVDQRETAGNHSVTFNASHLSSGVYFYRLSAGSLTGQAGTFSETKKLLLVK comes from the coding sequence ATGAGTTCATTAGAAACGATTTCCATATTTATTGCTAACTTCATTTTGATGTTGCTGCCGGCAATTTCACCGGCCCAATGGGTTAAGGAAGCTGGGATCCAGGATCTTCGGATTGGGTCCATTGTGGAGATAAATACAGTTCTTTTCGCGGGAACCAATGGCGGTCTTTTTCGTTCAACCGATAACGGCACAAATTGGATCGAGATCAACCCTGGCATAGCTCCCGCTAATATTACCGCTCTTGGGGCCAACGAGACCGACGTCTTCATCGCGACTAATAGTTCTTCCTCGAATAGCCTGCTGGACTCCACTGACTACGGTGTGACTTGGTTAGCGATAGACGCTGGATTGCCGAGCGATTTCCCATTGTGCCTTGCTGCAAACGACACCTATGTATTAGTGGGTTTCCTAAATCATGGTGTGTACCTTTCGACAAATTCTGGTGGAAGTTGGCGCGCAATCAACTCTGGTCTTGACACAGTGAGCCAGGTGAATTTCCTAACAATCTCAGGAGAAAACTTCCTTGCTGGAACGAGATACGGAGGACTTTTCCTCTCAACAAACAAAGGCGAGACTTGGACATTTGCCGACCCTACAGTTCCTTTCGACTCCCTCGCCAAACACTTTGATAATGTCACAGCTCTTTTCGCAAAAGATTCGGAAGCCGTCGCTGCAACCTTGTCTTTAACCGGAATCCGCTGCTCTAGAAATGCGGGAGTATCTTGGACTTACGTTAACACGAACCTTCCAGGAAGCCCTGTCGTTGCATTAGCTCTCAATGGGCAAAGTATATTTGCAGCAACCGTCGACAGTGGTGTATTTCTCTCGAGAAACGGTGGTACAAACTGGACAGAAGTGGATTCGGGGCTATCTGACAAGCTCATTTTTTGCCTTGGCGTTGACGCAACGGATCTATTTGCTGGCACTTTGAGCGGTATTTGGCGAAGACCGCTTTCTGAAATGACCGCTGTCGATACCAGGACTGCAACTATTCACAGCGTGTACCACCTTGATCAAAATTACCCTAATCCCTTTAACCCATCCACGGTCATTAGCTACAACTTGCCAACCAGTGTTCTGGTAGTCTTAAATGTGTATGACGCCCTTGGAAGAATGGTCGAAACTCTAGTCGATCAGCGCGAGACCGCAGGCAACCATTCGGTGACATTCAATGCGAGCCACTTGTCGAGCGGAGTATATTTCTACAGACTTTCCGCAGGATCCCTTACGGGACAAGCAGGAACATTCAGTGAAACGAAGAAGCTGTTGCTGGTGAAATGA